The Rattus rattus isolate New Zealand chromosome 1, Rrattus_CSIRO_v1, whole genome shotgun sequence genome includes a region encoding these proteins:
- the LOC116893076 gene encoding PRAME family member 8-like, with product MSAQDSPTLLKLAVLRLLKDEALAISSLQYLPRALFPLLFKEAFNHRQTNVLRAMVAVWPFPFLPLGTLMKTPHLEILQAVLDGVDMLWTQKVLPRRRKLQVLDLRNVHHDFWDVWVGPEDGGRSAEAVCEEQTAKRLHRYVLRRRLKVVTDLCLRFHLNEHQAYLLQWAQQRRSSIRLCCVKMQIWALPAYTVRKVLMVFQPDSIQELELNTGWSLSTLVHFASYLDQMRNLQKLLITRIHKNTFKVLNTSSDIQKCITKFVSQFSKLNSLQHLSMNGIYFSSEHMKQLFRYLKTPLETLSITMCKLSHLDLSSLSQSQSLHQLKHLNLRLVKLIDLHPVPFHDLLRSVADTLQTLELEGCWMVDSQLIALLPALSQCSQLTRVNFYDNDISMAVLKDLLYHTANLSQLTQELYPAPLECYDDTGDVLMGRFVQLCPELMETLMTIRQPKRVSFATYICHECCQRCVYDLETKLCRCRQ from the exons ATGAGTGCCCAGGACTCACCCACACTGCTGAAGCTGGCAGTACTGAGGCTACTGAAGGATGAGGCCCTGGCCATCTCTTCTCTGCAGTACTTGCCCAGGGCTCTCTTCCCACTATTGTTCAAGGAAGCCTTCAATCACAGACAAACTAATGTCCTGAGGGCCATGGTGGCAGTGTggccctttccctttctccctctgggGACCCTGATGAAGACTCCCCACCTGGAGATCTTGCAGGCTGTGCTGGATGGAGTAGACATGCTGTGGACACAGAAGGTTCTTCCCAG AAGGCGGAAGCTTCAAGTGCTGGACCTGAGGAATGTGCACCATGACTTCTGGGATGTTTGGGTTGGACCAGAGGATGGAGGCCGCTCGGCAGAGGCTGTGTGTGAAGAGCAGACAGCGAAGCGCCTTCACAGATATGTACTGAGGCGGCGTTTGAAGGTGGTCACTGACCTCTGCCTCAGGTTCCACCTGAACGAGCACCAAGCATACCTGTTGCAGTGGGCCCAGCAGAGAAGAAGTTCCATTCGGCTGTGCTGTGTGAAGATGCAGATTTGGGCTTTGCCTGCGTACACCGTCAGGAAGGTCTTGATGGTGTTCCAGCCGGACAGCATCCAGGAGTTGGAACTCAATACAGGTTGGAGTCTCTCCACTCTGGTGCACTTTGCATCTTACCTGGACCAGATGAGAAACCTGCAGAAGCTCCTTATAACACGGATTCACAAGAACACCTTCAAGGTACTAAACACCTCCTCGGACATACAGAAGTGTATCACCAAGTTTGTTTCTCAGTTCTCCAAACTCAACTCTCTCCAGCATCTCTCCATGAACGGCATCTACTTTTCCAGTGAGCACATGAAACAGTTGTTCAG gTACCTGAAGACCCCTTTGGAGACCCTGTCCATCACAATGTGCAAGCTTTCACATTTAGACTTGAGTTCCTTGTCCCAGAGTCAGAGCCTCCATCAGCTCAAACACCTGAACCTGAGGCTTGTGAAATTAATTGACTTACATCCTGTGCCTTTCCATGATCTCCTAAGGAGTGTTGCAGACACTCTGCAGACCCTAGAATTGGAGGGCTGTTGGATGGTCGACTCGCAGCTCattgccctcctgcctgccctgaGCCAGTGCTCCCAGCTCACCAGGGTCAATTTCTATGACAATGACATCTCCATGGCTGTTCTGAAGGACCTTCTGTATCATACAGCCAATCTGAGCCAGCTTACCCAGGAGCTGTATCCTGCCCCTTTGGAGTGCTATGATGACACAGGTGATGTCCTCATGGGAAGATTTGTCCAGCTTTGTCCTGAGCTCATGGAGACACTTATGACTATAAGGCAGCCCAAGAGAGTCTCCTTTGCTACATATATCTGCCATGAATGTTGTCAGCGCTGTGTCTATGACCTGGAGACCAAACTTTGTCGTTGTCGGCAATAA